A single region of the Salarchaeum japonicum genome encodes:
- a CDS encoding mandelate racemase/muconate lactonizing enzyme family protein, which translates to MRDYSLQTTRADARDVEITDIKTAVVEGNFEWNLVKIETDAGVTGIGESYRGGGVPEIIEYTKRFLIGENPLDVERLTRYIFQEMSGHGGTTGKVVTAASGIEVALWDAAGKLLDLPVYQLLGSKYRDEIRMYCDCHAGEAYAVEDGATAYAEADAYSPEAYAAEARRVVDMGFSALKFDLDLPRDNDPDPYNGRLSNTAIREKREIVEAVRDEIGDEVDLAFDCHWDYSVESAKRLAYELEEFDLMWLEDLVPPENMDAQTEVTKATRTPVATGENRFRVFELTDLIYDHGVDVLTPDPTTVGGLAETLRVADRAEENYMPVSPHNVCSPVGTMACVHLAAAMPNFDVLEFHALEVDWWDDLHTGSDLIEDGYIEVPEEPGLGIELDESVVEEHVLDGTTAF; encoded by the coding sequence ATGAGGGACTACTCGCTCCAGACGACCCGCGCGGACGCCCGCGACGTGGAAATCACGGACATCAAGACCGCGGTCGTCGAGGGGAACTTCGAGTGGAACCTCGTCAAAATCGAGACCGACGCCGGCGTCACCGGCATCGGCGAGTCGTACCGGGGCGGCGGCGTCCCCGAGATAATCGAGTACACGAAGCGCTTCCTCATCGGCGAGAACCCGCTCGACGTTGAACGCCTCACGCGCTACATCTTCCAGGAGATGAGCGGTCACGGCGGCACCACGGGCAAGGTCGTCACTGCCGCGTCCGGCATCGAGGTGGCGCTCTGGGACGCGGCCGGGAAACTCCTCGACCTCCCGGTCTACCAGCTCCTCGGGTCGAAGTACCGCGACGAAATCCGGATGTACTGCGACTGTCACGCCGGCGAGGCGTACGCCGTCGAGGACGGCGCGACCGCCTACGCCGAGGCCGACGCGTACTCCCCGGAGGCGTACGCCGCCGAAGCCCGGCGCGTCGTGGACATGGGGTTCAGCGCGCTGAAGTTCGACCTCGACCTCCCCCGGGACAACGACCCCGACCCCTACAACGGCCGCCTCTCCAACACGGCGATTCGGGAGAAGCGCGAAATCGTCGAAGCCGTTCGCGACGAAATCGGCGACGAGGTCGACCTCGCGTTCGACTGCCACTGGGACTACTCCGTCGAGAGCGCGAAACGCCTCGCGTACGAACTGGAGGAGTTCGACCTGATGTGGCTCGAAGACCTCGTTCCCCCGGAGAACATGGACGCCCAGACCGAGGTGACGAAGGCCACCCGCACGCCCGTCGCCACCGGCGAGAACCGGTTCCGGGTGTTCGAACTCACCGACCTCATCTACGACCACGGCGTGGACGTGCTCACGCCCGACCCGACCACGGTCGGCGGCCTCGCGGAGACCCTGCGGGTCGCCGACCGCGCTGAAGAGAACTACATGCCCGTCTCGCCGCACAACGTCTGCAGTCCCGTCGGCACGATGGCGTGCGTCCACCTCGCCGCCGCGATGCCGAACTTCGACGTGCTGGAGTTCCACGCGCTCGAAGTGGACTGGTGGGACGACCTCCACACCGGCAGCGACCTCATCGAGGACGGCTACATCGAGGTTCCCGAAGAACCGGGTCTCGGCATCGAACTGGACGAGTCCGTCGTCGAAGAACACGTCCTCGACGGCACGACCGCGTTCTAA
- a CDS encoding fumarylacetoacetate hydrolase family protein, with the protein MKYIARAADGTPLLGDDDGFVPLNAADPALETVEDALAQAPDGLPSPADATAERVAAADLAFGFPLDQPGKLWGIGLNYADHAEDLDEVRPEEPASFIKPPSVAAGPDTPIRLPPADVTDRVTAEAELGVVLGRTCSNVPEDDFESVVAGFVPIIDMTSEDILERNPRFLTRAKSFDTFLVAGPYIAVPENVEEFFDQVAVRTVVNDEVVSENTLDGMLFKPPELLNYLSQSTTFQPGDIISTGTPGAGVIEDGDTARAEVEPITDLETDVVRQ; encoded by the coding sequence ATGAAGTACATCGCACGCGCCGCGGACGGCACGCCCCTGCTCGGCGACGACGACGGGTTCGTCCCGCTGAACGCGGCCGACCCCGCGCTCGAAACCGTCGAGGACGCGCTCGCGCAGGCACCCGACGGGCTTCCGAGTCCCGCGGACGCCACCGCCGAACGCGTCGCCGCGGCCGACCTCGCGTTCGGCTTCCCGCTCGACCAGCCCGGCAAACTCTGGGGTATCGGCCTGAACTACGCCGATCACGCCGAAGACCTCGACGAGGTGCGTCCCGAGGAGCCCGCGAGCTTCATCAAGCCGCCGTCGGTCGCCGCCGGCCCCGACACGCCGATTCGCCTCCCGCCCGCGGACGTAACCGACCGCGTCACCGCGGAAGCCGAACTCGGCGTCGTGCTCGGCCGCACGTGCTCGAACGTCCCCGAGGACGACTTCGAGAGCGTCGTCGCCGGGTTCGTCCCCATCATCGACATGACCTCCGAGGACATCCTCGAACGCAACCCGCGCTTCCTCACGCGCGCGAAGTCCTTCGACACGTTCCTCGTCGCCGGCCCCTACATCGCCGTCCCCGAGAACGTCGAGGAGTTCTTCGACCAGGTCGCCGTTCGCACCGTCGTGAACGACGAGGTCGTCTCCGAGAACACCCTCGACGGGATGCTGTTCAAGCCGCCGGAACTCCTCAATTACCTCTCTCAGTCCACCACGTTCCAGCCCGGCGACATAATCAGCACGGGCACCCCGGGTGCGGGCGTCATCGAGGACGGCGACACCGCGCGCGCCGAGGTCGAACCCATCACCGACCTCGAAACCGACGTCGTCCGACAGTAA
- a CDS encoding SDR family oxidoreductase, which produces MDLDIEGNAALVTASSSGLGQASAKALAREGANVVVNGRSDESVEEGVAAVEEVATGDVVGVKADLTEKADIENLVQTTVDEFGGLDHLVTSAGGPPSGPFLDTTDEDWYDAYDLLVMSVVRTVREATEHLQAGDGGTIVNITSRSVKEAIPSLVLSNSVRMSVIGLEKTLSTELAPEVRANAVLPGPHETSRIQDLIEQGVERGEYDSYEHGLEERGKGNPLGRIGDPMELGDTVAFLSSPKSGYINGTAVPIDGGAGSSNL; this is translated from the coding sequence ATGGACCTCGATATCGAGGGGAACGCGGCGCTCGTAACGGCATCCAGTAGCGGTCTCGGCCAGGCTTCCGCGAAGGCGCTCGCCCGCGAGGGGGCGAACGTCGTCGTGAACGGCCGCAGCGACGAATCCGTCGAGGAGGGCGTCGCGGCGGTCGAGGAGGTCGCGACCGGTGACGTGGTCGGCGTGAAGGCCGACCTCACCGAGAAGGCGGACATCGAGAACCTCGTGCAGACGACGGTTGACGAGTTCGGCGGCCTCGACCACCTCGTCACGTCCGCCGGCGGCCCGCCGTCCGGCCCCTTCCTCGACACCACCGACGAGGACTGGTACGACGCCTACGACCTCCTCGTCATGAGCGTCGTCCGCACCGTCCGGGAGGCCACCGAACACCTCCAGGCAGGCGACGGCGGCACCATCGTCAACATCACGTCCCGGAGCGTGAAGGAAGCCATCCCGTCGCTCGTCCTCTCGAACTCCGTCCGCATGAGCGTCATCGGCCTCGAAAAGACGCTGTCCACGGAACTCGCGCCCGAGGTGCGCGCGAACGCCGTCCTCCCCGGCCCCCACGAGACCAGCCGTATCCAGGACCTCATCGAGCAGGGCGTCGAGCGCGGCGAGTACGACTCCTACGAGCACGGCCTCGAAGAGCGCGGGAAGGGCAACCCGCTCGGCCGCATCGGCGACCCGATGGAACTCGGTGACACCGTCGCCTTCCTCTCCTCGCCGAAGTCCGGCTACATCAACGGCACGGCGGTGCCCATCGACGGCGGCGCGGGCAGTTCGAACCTCTAG
- a CDS encoding CaiB/BaiF CoA transferase family protein: MTGEAEHASGETGPLDGVTVLDASRVLVGPFCTMQLGDLGADVVKIERPGTGDQTRGWHPPRYGDAEESAYYMSVNRNKRSVTLDLQSEEGREVFRDLAAEADVVVENFRVGAMEDWGLGYDDLREDNPELVYCGLSGYGEWGPQKDRPAYDIMMQAEGGMMSITGEEGGAPVRVGVAIADIGAGMYAAQAILAALLERELGDGTGQKIDVSLLDGQVAWMSYMASNYFATGESPGRMGSKHPTIAPYQAFETADGYVVVACASEHIWPRFCDAIGRSDLADDPRFAQNADRVENREELDAILDEEFAALETADALDALREHDVPASDVKDMEAVFENPQVEARGMHQSVPHPTAGEVEMPGSPMHFSRTPTSIRQYPPRLGEHTDDVLAEYGFTEAELAELRDAGAFD; the protein is encoded by the coding sequence ATGACTGGCGAAGCCGAACACGCGAGCGGCGAGACCGGGCCGCTGGACGGCGTGACCGTGCTCGACGCGTCGCGCGTGCTCGTCGGACCGTTCTGCACGATGCAACTCGGCGACCTCGGCGCGGACGTCGTGAAGATAGAACGCCCGGGAACGGGCGACCAGACCCGCGGCTGGCACCCGCCGCGGTACGGCGACGCGGAGGAGTCCGCGTACTACATGAGCGTGAACCGGAACAAGCGCTCCGTCACGCTCGACCTCCAGAGCGAGGAGGGCCGCGAGGTGTTCCGCGACCTCGCCGCCGAGGCGGACGTGGTCGTGGAGAACTTCCGCGTCGGCGCGATGGAGGACTGGGGGCTCGGCTACGACGACCTCCGCGAGGACAACCCCGAACTCGTCTACTGCGGGCTCTCCGGGTACGGCGAGTGGGGGCCGCAGAAAGACCGGCCCGCGTACGACATCATGATGCAGGCGGAGGGCGGGATGATGTCCATCACGGGCGAGGAGGGCGGCGCGCCCGTCCGCGTCGGCGTCGCCATCGCGGACATCGGCGCGGGCATGTACGCCGCGCAGGCCATCCTCGCCGCGCTCCTGGAGCGCGAACTCGGGGACGGCACGGGACAGAAGATAGACGTGAGCCTGCTCGACGGCCAGGTCGCGTGGATGTCCTACATGGCGTCGAACTACTTCGCGACCGGCGAGTCGCCCGGCCGAATGGGCTCCAAGCACCCGACCATCGCGCCGTACCAGGCGTTCGAGACTGCGGACGGCTACGTGGTCGTCGCGTGCGCGAGCGAACACATCTGGCCGCGCTTCTGCGACGCCATCGGGCGCTCCGACCTCGCGGACGACCCCCGGTTCGCGCAGAACGCCGACCGCGTCGAGAACCGCGAGGAACTCGACGCCATCCTCGACGAGGAGTTCGCGGCGCTCGAAACCGCGGACGCCCTCGACGCCCTCCGGGAGCACGACGTGCCCGCGAGCGACGTGAAGGACATGGAAGCCGTCTTCGAGAACCCGCAGGTCGAGGCACGCGGCATGCATCAGTCGGTGCCCCACCCGACCGCGGGCGAGGTCGAGATGCCGGGCAGTCCGATGCACTTCTCCCGGACGCCCACGAGCATCCGCCAGTACCCGCCCCGCCTCGGCGAACACACCGACGACGTGCTCGCGGAGTACGGCTTCACCGAAGCGGAACTCGCGGAACTCCGGGACGCCGGCGCGTTCGACTGA
- a CDS encoding FAD-binding and (Fe-S)-binding domain-containing protein, whose amino-acid sequence MAIDPAADSRAAYDYASEDVERPDLVDALSRVVEGDVRFDTYTRQLYATDASAYEVTPIGVVFPESAADVEATVSYCADHGVPVLPRGGGTSLAGQTVNEAVVLDFSRYMDAVRSVSPDDRRVTAQPGIKLGDLNAQLAEHGLKFAPDPAWGDKSALGGAIGNNSSGSHSLVYGKTDAYVESLEVVLADGTRTTFGQVSVAELRERADPDGDREARIYAELERLLDEDGEEIDARYPDMKRNVSGYNLDYAFRDADPDGGVVNVAALLAGSEGTLGVITEATVSLEPVPETKAVALFAYDDLVDAVSDVAPMLEHDPAAVELVDDVLLDLAADTEEFADVVGMLPEGTGSALLVEFYADSDDHGKQQVADVVADRAPGTDTEFDATADRATADAPVFATHAMEAHDEEQRSRFWKMRKAGMPILLSRTSDEKHISFIEDCAVPPERLPEYVQDFQDVLEAHDTFASFYAHAGPGVLHVRPLVNTKAIDGAETMESISDAVTDLVVEYGGSVSGEHGDGRARTQWNKKLYGDRLWRAFRDLKSAFDPDWLLNPGQVCGFDDPASAESAGLPERATAVSMTENLRYGADYEFDAGFEPTLSWENENGFQGMAELCHGCGGCRGSQDTTGGVMCPTYRAADEEIQATRGRANLLRQAMSGDLPEDEQFSEEFVTEVLDLCIGCKGCSRDCPSEVDMAKMKAELTHEHHQREGASVRSKLFANIDTFCKLGSATAPVSNLATKLPGAREIGERVLGISKSRTLPSFTRETFQDWFGSRGGSRVPEADADHAVVLVADTYSNYCTPAPAKAAVRVLEAAGVHVSVADRTDVGRPAFSKGFLDRSRERAEATVDDLAPAVEAGKDIVLVEPSDAVMLQSDYRDLLDGPEMERVSTHAYGVLEYLDRHRLDEALDLAGDGSLAYHGHCHQKSTKKDHHAVGVLRRAGYRVNALDSGCCGMAGSFGYEAEHHSMSMAIGELLEDQVSATDVDEVVAPGASCRTQLHDLPDAPDDPRTPVEALADALDA is encoded by the coding sequence ATGGCAATCGACCCCGCCGCCGACTCCCGGGCGGCGTACGACTACGCGAGCGAGGACGTGGAGCGCCCCGACCTCGTGGACGCGCTCTCCCGCGTCGTCGAGGGCGACGTCCGCTTCGACACCTACACCCGCCAGCTGTACGCGACCGACGCGAGCGCGTACGAGGTCACGCCCATCGGCGTCGTCTTCCCGGAGAGCGCCGCGGACGTGGAGGCGACCGTCTCCTACTGCGCCGACCACGGCGTGCCCGTCCTCCCGCGGGGCGGCGGCACGAGCCTCGCCGGCCAGACCGTGAACGAGGCTGTCGTCCTCGACTTCTCCCGGTACATGGACGCCGTGCGGTCGGTCTCTCCCGACGACCGCCGCGTCACCGCACAGCCCGGCATCAAACTCGGCGACCTCAACGCCCAGCTCGCCGAGCACGGCCTGAAGTTCGCGCCCGACCCCGCGTGGGGCGATAAGTCCGCGCTCGGCGGCGCGATCGGGAACAACTCCTCGGGGTCGCACTCGCTCGTCTACGGGAAGACGGACGCTTACGTCGAGTCCCTGGAGGTCGTGCTCGCGGACGGCACGCGAACCACGTTCGGCCAGGTCTCCGTCGCGGAACTCCGAGAGCGCGCCGACCCCGACGGCGACCGCGAAGCCCGAATCTACGCCGAACTCGAACGCCTCCTCGACGAGGACGGCGAGGAAATCGACGCCCGGTACCCGGACATGAAGCGGAACGTCTCCGGGTACAACCTCGACTACGCGTTCCGGGACGCCGACCCTGACGGCGGCGTCGTGAACGTCGCCGCGCTCCTGGCCGGAAGCGAGGGAACTCTGGGCGTCATCACGGAGGCGACCGTCTCCCTCGAACCGGTCCCGGAGACGAAGGCCGTGGCGCTGTTCGCGTACGACGACCTCGTTGACGCCGTCTCGGACGTCGCGCCGATGCTCGAACACGACCCCGCGGCCGTCGAACTCGTGGACGACGTGCTCCTCGACCTCGCCGCCGACACCGAGGAGTTCGCGGACGTGGTCGGGATGCTCCCAGAGGGCACCGGCTCCGCGCTGCTCGTGGAGTTCTACGCCGACAGCGACGACCACGGCAAACAGCAGGTCGCCGACGTCGTCGCCGACCGCGCGCCCGGCACCGACACCGAGTTCGACGCGACCGCCGACCGCGCGACCGCCGACGCGCCCGTCTTCGCGACGCACGCGATGGAAGCCCACGACGAGGAACAGCGAAGCCGGTTCTGGAAGATGCGGAAGGCCGGGATGCCGATTCTGCTCTCCCGGACCTCCGACGAGAAACACATCTCCTTCATCGAGGACTGCGCCGTTCCGCCCGAGCGCCTCCCCGAGTACGTCCAGGACTTCCAGGACGTGCTCGAAGCGCACGACACGTTCGCGTCCTTCTACGCGCACGCCGGCCCCGGCGTCCTCCACGTCCGCCCGCTCGTCAACACGAAAGCCATCGACGGCGCGGAGACGATGGAGTCGATTTCGGACGCCGTCACCGACCTCGTCGTCGAGTACGGGGGGAGCGTCTCCGGCGAGCACGGCGACGGCCGCGCGCGCACCCAGTGGAACAAGAAACTGTACGGCGACCGCCTCTGGCGCGCGTTCCGCGACCTCAAGTCAGCGTTCGACCCCGACTGGCTGCTCAACCCCGGACAGGTGTGCGGGTTCGACGACCCCGCGAGCGCCGAGTCCGCCGGGCTCCCCGAGCGCGCGACCGCCGTGTCGATGACGGAGAACCTCCGGTACGGCGCGGACTACGAGTTCGACGCGGGCTTCGAGCCGACGCTCTCCTGGGAGAACGAGAACGGCTTCCAGGGGATGGCCGAACTCTGCCACGGCTGCGGCGGTTGTCGTGGTAGCCAGGACACCACGGGCGGCGTGATGTGCCCGACGTACCGCGCCGCAGACGAGGAAATCCAGGCCACCCGGGGGCGCGCGAACCTCCTCCGGCAGGCGATGAGCGGCGACCTCCCCGAGGACGAACAGTTCTCAGAGGAGTTCGTCACCGAAGTCCTCGACCTCTGCATCGGCTGCAAGGGCTGCTCGCGCGACTGCCCGAGCGAGGTGGACATGGCGAAGATGAAGGCCGAACTCACGCACGAACACCACCAGCGCGAGGGCGCGAGCGTCCGCTCGAAACTGTTCGCGAACATCGACACCTTCTGCAAACTCGGGAGCGCCACCGCGCCCGTCTCGAACCTCGCGACGAAACTCCCGGGCGCGCGCGAAATCGGCGAACGCGTCCTCGGCATCTCCAAATCGCGCACGCTCCCCTCCTTCACGCGGGAGACCTTCCAGGACTGGTTCGGGTCACGGGGCGGCAGCCGAGTGCCCGAAGCCGACGCCGACCACGCGGTCGTCCTGGTGGCGGACACGTACTCGAACTACTGCACGCCCGCCCCCGCGAAGGCCGCCGTTCGGGTGCTGGAGGCCGCGGGCGTCCACGTCTCCGTCGCCGACCGCACCGACGTGGGCCGCCCCGCCTTCTCGAAGGGCTTCCTCGACCGCTCCCGGGAGCGCGCCGAAGCCACCGTCGACGACCTCGCGCCCGCCGTCGAAGCCGGGAAGGATATCGTGCTCGTCGAACCGTCGGACGCCGTCATGCTCCAGTCCGACTACCGCGACCTCCTCGACGGCCCCGAGATGGAGCGCGTCAGCACGCACGCGTACGGCGTCCTCGAATACCTCGACCGCCACCGCCTCGACGAGGCACTCGACCTCGCGGGCGACGGCAGCCTCGCCTACCACGGCCACTGCCACCAGAAATCCACGAAGAAAGACCACCACGCCGTCGGCGTGCTCCGCCGCGCCGGCTACCGCGTGAACGCCCTCGACTCCGGCTGCTGCGGGATGGCCGGCTCCTTCGGCTACGAGGCCGAACACCACTCGATGAGCATGGCCATCGGCGAACTCCTCGAAGACCAGGTGTCCGCGACCGACGTGGACGAGGTCGTCGCGCCCGGCGCGTCCTGCCGCACCCAGCTCCACGACCTCCCCGACGCCCCCGACGACCCCCGGACGCCCGTCGAGGCGCTCGCGGACGCGCTCGACGCCTGA
- a CDS encoding mannonate dehydratase translates to MPTEFPDEMRVAIGTYKPATDDFLRFAAQLGVDDILLTPHRHPGFESALPLGEAWSEDALAELKSRANGADLRLYAVEKMPVPLYEILLTDDADERAELTSIITETITNMGAAGVPVLGYSGHPPDGAVRTTREHPVRGGALASAYDVDDLHELDRDDDDVERDVSEDLMWERYEAFLHEVVPVAEDAGVTLGVHPSDPPVEQLFGIPLLFRNRENFQRALDIHPSDNHGLKLGMGCWSEMGEDLVDVIEHFGGDQIVYAHFRDVVGTVPRFHETFVDDPAGNFDEYEVVEALDRVGFGGVMTPDHVPLMEGESDWEFGSTLGRSYTVGYLKGMLKSLE, encoded by the coding sequence ATGCCTACGGAGTTCCCCGACGAGATGCGGGTCGCCATCGGCACGTACAAACCCGCGACCGACGATTTCCTGCGGTTCGCCGCGCAACTCGGCGTCGACGACATCCTCCTCACGCCCCACCGCCACCCCGGCTTCGAGTCCGCGCTCCCGCTCGGCGAAGCGTGGAGCGAGGACGCGCTCGCGGAACTGAAGTCGCGCGCGAACGGCGCTGACCTCCGGCTGTACGCGGTGGAGAAGATGCCCGTCCCGCTCTACGAGATTCTGCTCACGGACGACGCCGACGAGCGCGCCGAACTCACGAGCATCATCACGGAGACCATCACGAACATGGGCGCGGCGGGCGTCCCCGTCCTCGGGTACAGCGGCCACCCGCCGGACGGTGCGGTGCGCACCACCCGCGAGCATCCCGTGCGGGGCGGCGCGCTCGCGTCCGCCTACGACGTGGACGACCTCCACGAACTCGACCGCGACGACGACGACGTCGAGCGCGACGTGTCGGAAGACCTGATGTGGGAGCGCTACGAGGCGTTCCTGCACGAGGTCGTGCCGGTCGCGGAGGACGCGGGCGTGACGCTCGGCGTCCACCCGAGCGACCCGCCGGTCGAACAGCTGTTCGGGATTCCCCTCCTGTTCCGGAACCGCGAGAACTTCCAGCGCGCGCTCGACATCCATCCCAGCGACAACCACGGCCTCAAACTCGGGATGGGGTGCTGGTCCGAGATGGGCGAAGACCTCGTGGACGTCATCGAGCACTTCGGCGGCGACCAGATCGTGTACGCGCACTTCCGGGACGTCGTCGGCACGGTTCCGCGGTTCCACGAGACGTTCGTGGACGACCCCGCGGGGAACTTCGACGAGTACGAGGTCGTCGAGGCGCTCGACCGCGTCGGGTTCGGCGGCGTGATGACGCCCGACCACGTCCCCCTGATGGAGGGCGAGTCCGACTGGGAGTTCGGGAGCACGCTCGGGCGCTCCTACACCGTCGGCTACCTCAAGGGAATGCTGAAATCGCTCGAATAG
- the lhgO gene encoding L-2-hydroxyglutarate oxidase — MTTHDVAIVGGGCVGLSVAKHLAERTDLDVAVLEKEYHLAEHQSGRNSGVLHPGFNYPPESEKARFATEGTRRMKEYCAEHDIPCEELGVLVVATDDSEEARLGELAEQAEANGVEYEMLDSQEEIQEYEPHAVGQAALRAPEAASVDSQQYVYTLGREVQRKGVTLYLGHEVTGVRETGDGYRLATSNSDIDADVLVNAAGLHADTLAHQVGVGEEYQVVPFRGEYYEVTPDRAHLCQSMIYPTPDPDLPFLGVHYTRRSDGKVIVGPNAVLAFGREAYENTDFDLADLKETLTYDGFWKLIADPMMIRVAWDELNKSYRKEKFAEASQKLVPEVRERDLNKSYAGIRAQLLSEDGELVKDPLFVETDDAVHILNAVSPGFTSSLPFGDHIASLVEEKL, encoded by the coding sequence ATGACGACACACGACGTGGCAATCGTCGGCGGCGGCTGTGTCGGGCTGTCGGTCGCGAAGCACCTCGCGGAACGCACCGACCTCGACGTCGCCGTCCTGGAGAAGGAGTACCACCTCGCGGAACACCAGTCCGGCCGGAACTCGGGCGTCCTCCACCCCGGGTTCAACTATCCGCCCGAGTCCGAGAAGGCGCGGTTCGCGACCGAGGGAACGCGGCGGATGAAGGAGTACTGCGCGGAGCACGACATCCCCTGCGAGGAACTCGGCGTGCTCGTCGTCGCGACGGACGACAGCGAGGAAGCCCGGCTCGGCGAACTCGCGGAGCAGGCGGAGGCGAACGGCGTCGAGTACGAGATGCTCGACTCCCAGGAGGAGATTCAGGAGTACGAGCCGCACGCGGTCGGGCAGGCCGCGCTCCGCGCGCCGGAGGCGGCGTCCGTGGACTCCCAGCAGTACGTGTACACGCTCGGCCGCGAAGTCCAGCGCAAAGGCGTGACGCTCTACCTCGGCCACGAAGTGACGGGCGTCCGGGAGACCGGCGACGGCTACCGGCTCGCCACGTCGAACAGCGACATCGACGCGGACGTGCTCGTGAACGCCGCGGGCCTGCACGCGGACACGCTCGCCCACCAGGTCGGCGTCGGCGAGGAGTACCAGGTCGTGCCGTTCCGCGGCGAGTACTACGAGGTCACGCCCGACCGCGCGCACCTCTGTCAGTCGATGATTTACCCGACGCCCGACCCCGACCTCCCCTTCCTCGGCGTGCACTACACGCGGCGCTCCGACGGGAAGGTCATCGTCGGGCCGAACGCCGTGCTCGCGTTCGGCCGCGAGGCCTACGAGAACACGGACTTCGACCTCGCCGACCTGAAGGAAACCCTCACCTACGACGGGTTCTGGAAACTCATCGCCGACCCGATGATGATTCGGGTGGCGTGGGACGAGCTCAACAAGTCCTACCGGAAGGAGAAGTTCGCGGAGGCGTCCCAGAAGCTCGTGCCCGAGGTTCGCGAGCGCGACCTGAACAAGAGCTACGCGGGCATCCGCGCCCAGCTCCTGAGCGAGGACGGCGAGCTCGTGAAAGACCCGCTGTTCGTCGAGACGGACGACGCCGTCCACATCCTGAACGCCGTCTCGCCCGGGTTCACGTCCTCCCTGCCGTTCGGCGACCACATCGCCAGCCTCGTCGAGGAGAAACTCTAG
- a CDS encoding cupin domain-containing protein, translating to MEPVDFDDAETYEPDEGWGRKALAGSDKFTFEWFEKPAGHSSPMHDHENEQVCVCLEGELTIYTEDDSVTLHEYDSVHLDSWEEHRVENTGDERAVGLDVFAPGRSFDFWTDRQ from the coding sequence ATGGAGCCAGTCGACTTCGACGACGCGGAGACGTACGAACCCGACGAAGGATGGGGCCGGAAGGCCCTCGCCGGCAGTGATAAGTTCACGTTCGAGTGGTTCGAGAAGCCCGCGGGCCACAGTTCCCCGATGCACGACCACGAGAACGAACAGGTGTGCGTCTGCCTCGAAGGCGAACTCACCATCTACACGGAGGACGACTCCGTCACCCTCCACGAGTACGACTCCGTCCACCTCGACTCCTGGGAGGAACACCGCGTGGAGAACACGGGCGACGAGCGCGCCGTCGGCCTCGACGTGTTCGCGCCGGGCCGGAGCTTCGACTTCTGGACTGACCGCCAATGA